From Mycobacterium colombiense CECT 3035:
TGACCGCCCCCGTGATCCAAATCACAATTCCGGCCGGATTTTCCATCGAGGTTGCCAGCCCCGCGCGTTAGCGGATACCTTCCTAGGGTCCAGATAACGTTATGGTCACGATACGAGGACATTTCAGGTTGTCCCAGCACCGTTTTGCCCGGCCTTCTGCCGTAACTGAAGGCGTCGTGAGGGTAGGTCGCGCCGCAGGCGCCCGGTGGGCCGACGCACCGCATCGCACCGAAGTCACCGAGATCCTTCCGCTCGACGGGTTCGATTTCGACGACTTCGAGTACAGCGATGACGCCGGCGATCTCGGCGATTTGGACTTCAGCAACGACTCACCGTTCGACAACGAGGCGCAGGTGCTGCTGGCGCCCGAGCTCGACGACCTCCACGAGGCCGACGACGTACGCCCGGCATGGCTGGCCGCACCGGTCACCGAGGTGCTGCCGCGGGTAGTCGTCGAACCGCGCACCGAGCGGCGTCTCGAGCGCTCGCACACCACCGACGTCGTCGGCGTCGCCCGCCGCGGCGGGCAGCACCGCAAGCAACCGACCAGCGCGGCCCGGGGCCGGCTGCTGATCTCGGCGATGGCCGCCGGCGCCGCCGCCGCGGCCGCCCACACCGCCACCAGCCACGCCGACACCCCCAAGACCGACGCCGTGCTGACCGCCAACGCGTCCGCGCTCACCGGCGGCGCGGGCGGCAGCAGCACCGTCCGCGGCCCCCAGGTGATCGCCGCGGCGCCGGCAGCGACCGCCGCGCTGCACAACCAGGAGCTCGCCAAGGGCGTCGCCTTCGCCAACGATCGCGCTCAGCGCGAGGCCCGGCTGTCGCAGCCGCTCTACGTGATGCCGACCAAGGGCATCTTCACCTCCAACTTCGGTTACCGCTGGGGTGTGCTGCACGCCGGCATCGACCTGGCCAACTCGATCGGAACACCGATCTACGCGGTGTCCGACGGCGTCGTCATCGACTCCGGCCCGGCCAGCGGCTACGGCATGCTGGTCAAGCTGCGGCACGCCGACGGCACGGTCACGCTCTACGGCCACATCAACACCACGCTGGTCAGCGTCGGTGAGCGCGTGATGGCCGGCGACCAGATCGCCACCATGGGCAACCGGGGCAATTCGACCGGCCCGCACCTGCATTTCGAGGTGTTGCAGGGCGGCAGCGAACGGATAGACCCCGTGCCGTGGCTCGCTAAGCGTGGTCTTATGGTCGGCAACTACGCTGGTTGAGGTGACCGCGCCGAACGAAGAAAACTCCGGCCCGCGTACGCCCGAGCCCACGCCCGAGCACGATTCGCCCTCCGAGTCACGGACGCGAATCATCCGGCGCGCGCCGACCGGTCCCATCCCGACCACCCCGGACAGTCCGACCACCCACTTCGCCACGCAATCGGCGGCCTACCGGGCCGGTTCCCGTCCGGGTCGCACCGGCTATGCCGGA
This genomic window contains:
- a CDS encoding M23 family metallopeptidase, with protein sequence MRVGRAAGARWADAPHRTEVTEILPLDGFDFDDFEYSDDAGDLGDLDFSNDSPFDNEAQVLLAPELDDLHEADDVRPAWLAAPVTEVLPRVVVEPRTERRLERSHTTDVVGVARRGGQHRKQPTSAARGRLLISAMAAGAAAAAAHTATSHADTPKTDAVLTANASALTGGAGGSSTVRGPQVIAAAPAATAALHNQELAKGVAFANDRAQREARLSQPLYVMPTKGIFTSNFGYRWGVLHAGIDLANSIGTPIYAVSDGVVIDSGPASGYGMLVKLRHADGTVTLYGHINTTLVSVGERVMAGDQIATMGNRGNSTGPHLHFEVLQGGSERIDPVPWLAKRGLMVGNYAG